The Apium graveolens cultivar Ventura chromosome 6, ASM990537v1, whole genome shotgun sequence genome contains a region encoding:
- the LOC141663559 gene encoding transcription factor MYC4-like has product MSSSSSSSMLELDIENGVGGGSYYPTFSSTPSSLRLKLEHLLESHPCWCYVINWRSLITMPGGSCSDMVLSYGDGHFKSSPAAGGMNDKQVVQGNRSSACEYNAIFNHKFVFDDMDSSDIHVNDPEWFYLNSIARNVPAGGVALKAFTSGNHVWLAGSLGSCECERAREAMIYGIRTMICVPTADGVVEMGSCFSINEDLILVEQIMWLFGSSSSSDHHHSMSSGEIAKSITPGPVQDKKDKGLLLDIFNDFEDEHGMFHDQKCGMMSFTMTGDRNDPAKIQKAGGGGATGGKKRGRKPLAGRDRPINHVEAERQRREKLNSKFYALRAVVPHVSKMDKASLLGDAVSYINDLKTKLEEFESQVAISPKNAPPEQYNGSSTSTISDVVDEATAISTNDEVDVKLVGNDAMIRVQCKNTNHPGAKLMDALRQLELQVNHASMSTFDNLMLLDVVIKVPSEGSLRSEDALRRAIRSSFSTQPTTP; this is encoded by the coding sequence ATGTCCTCGTCTTCATCTTCATCGATGCTAGAACTTGACATCGAAAATGGTGTTGGTGGTGGTTCTTACTATCCAACCTTCTCCTCCACTCCTTCCTCTCTTCGACTTAAACTTGAACATCTTCTTGAGTCGCATCCTTGTTGGTGCTATGTTATTAACTGGCGATCATTAATTACGATGCCTGGTGGTTCGTGTTCCGATATGGTGTTGAGTTATGGCGACGGTCATTTTAAATCATCACCTGCTGCTGGTGGTATGAATGATAAGCAGGTGGTGCAGGGAAACAGATCTAGCGCCTGTGAATATAATGCAATTTTCAACCATAAGTTTGTTTTTGATGACATGGACAGCAGTGACATTCATGTCAACGACCCTGAGTGGTTTTATCTTAACTCAATTGCCCGAAATGTTCCTGCAGGAGGAGTTGCTCTTAAGGCTTTTACTTCTGGCAACCATGTATGGCTTGCTGGATCCCTGGGGAGTTGCGAGTGCGAAAGAGCCCGAGAAGCTATGATATATGGCATCCGTACCATGATTTGTGTTCCAACTGCTGATGGGGTGGTTGAGATGGGTTCTTGTTTTAGCATCAACGAAGACTTGATCCTGGTGGAGCAAATTATGTGGCTGTTTGGATCTTCATCCAGCTCAGACCATCATCATTCTATGAGTAGTGGGGAGATTGCGAAATCGATAACCCCGGGCCCTGTACAAGATAAGAAAGACAAAGGTCTACTCCTAGACATTTTCAATGATTTTGAAGATGAGCATGGGATGTTTCATGATCAGAAGTGTGGAATGATGAGCTTCACGATGACAGGTGATAGGAACGATCCTGCAAAAATTCAGAAAGCTGGAGGAGGAGGAGCTACTGGTGGCAAGAAAAGAGGTAGAAAGCCGCTTGCTGGGAGGGACAGACCCATAAATCATGTTGAAGCAGAGAGGCAGCGGAGGGAGAAGCTTAACAGCAAATTTTACGCACTGAGGGCAGTGGTTCCACATGTGTCAAAGATGGACAAGGCGTCCCTTCTAGGGGACGCGGTTAGCTACATAAATGACCTCAAAACAAAATTGGAGGAATTCGAGTCCCAAGTAGCGATATCACCGAAGAATGCTCCTCCGGAGCAGTATAATGGTAGTAGCACTAGTACAATCAGTGATGTCGTTGATGAAGCAACAGCAATTAGTACTAATGATGAGGTGGATGTTAAATTGGTAGGCAACGACGCGATGATACGGGTACAATGTAAAAACACTAATCATCCGGGTGCAAAACTGATGGATGCATTAAGGCAGCTGGAACTACAAGTGAACCATGCAAGCATGTCTACTTTTGACAACTTGATGCTTCTGGATGTGGTGATCAAAGTCCCCTCGGAGGGCAGTTTGCGATCGGAAGATGCGCTCAGACGAGCTATTCGTTCTTCATTTTCAACCCAACCAACCACCCCCTAG